The segment GGAACAGCTCTTCCAGGCTCACCGCGCCGATTGAATCCCTTACGGCTGCCATGCTGTCGAAGGGGCGCAGCGGCTCGATCGCATCGGCGGTGTAGACGATCATGTCCAGATCGGTCATGCCCACCTCGGCTGACGTGTGCCGTGCGATCGCCTGGAGCACATCTTCGCCGATTCCCGGGAATTCGCGCGCAAGTTCGATGGCAGCCGTCGGCCCGTGAAGAAGGCGCGGCATGCTCTCGAGCACGACGGGGTTCGCCGCAACGCGAAGCTCTTGGGCGCGCTCGGTGATGTCTTTGTCGGAGTAGCCTTTGTCCCAATCGTGGAGGAGTCCGGCAAGGCGGGCCTTGCGCTCGTCGACACCGTACGCGCGTGCAAGCTGCACGGCCGTATCGGAGACGCTCAGCGAATGCTCGTAGCGCTCTTTGTCAAGCCGCATGCGCAACCGCTCTTTCGCGGCCTCGAAATACTCGTCGGTCAACGTTTCATCTGCCATGGCATCGTCCCTCCTTCCACACATTCAGTATCGGCGAGGCGACGCTTGAGCGCAAGTACCGATCCAAGCCGTGTCCCCCGCGGCACCGTTTCGACATGAGTCCGTACGGCTTGGCAGATCAGCATGCGTAGAGTCCGTGTTCGGCGATGTAGTCGAGCACGCTTTGCATGACGAGGTAGCGGATCGACTTGCCTGCGCGTACCCGCTCGCGCAACGCGCTCGACGAGATGGCGAGCGCCGTGACTTCAGTATAGGATACCGAGAAATCGGAGCGTTCGGCCAAATAGCGTTTCTTTTCGGCCGAAAGCTCGTATCCGGGGCGCGTTACGCCGATGAGCTGGGCGAGTTTCGCGATTTCCGAGCTTTCGCGCCACTTCACGATACTGAATACCGCGTCGGCCCCGGTGATGAAATGCAGCTCCACGTTTGCGGGATAGTGCGCCTTGAGCTGTCTGAGCGTGTCGACCGTATAGGTATCGCCGCCTCGTTCGATCTCGATAGAGCTCGCATCGAATGCGGGGTTGCTTGCAACCGCAAGCCTGCACATCGCAAGGCGGTGCTCGGGCGAAGTGACCTGCTTGTCGCGTTTGAACACGGGATTGCCCGCCGGCACGAAGATGACGGCGTCGAGCCCGTAGATCTCGCGCACCTGCTCGGCACAGGCGAGGTGTCCGATATGGATGGGGTCGAACGTGCCGCCCATGATGCCGAGACGATAGGTTTTGCGGGGATCGGCGAGGCCGAGGCCGTCGAAGCGTTCCGATACGACGGCCATACTAGCTGCGCACCTGCCCCGTGCCGCGCAGCTCATACTTGTACGAGGTTAGCGCTTCGAGGGCGAAGGGGCCGCGGGCATGGAGCTTTTGAGTGGAGATGCCGATTTCGGCGCCCATACCGAACTGCCCGCCGTCGGTGAACGCCGTCGACGCGTTCGCGTACACCGCCGCTGCATCGACCTGCGAAAGAAACGTCTCGATAGCCGCCGCGCCCGCCGCATCGCTTTGATCCGCCACGATGGCCTCGGAATGCTTGGTGCCGTAGCGGTTCACGTGCTCGACGGCCTCGCACACGCCGCTTACGCATTTGACGGCCAGCTCGGGAGCCAGGTATTCGGTGTCCCAATCTTCATCGGTTGCCGCCACGAACTGCGCCCCCCGAACAAGGCCCGCAGAAGAGGCACACGCGTATGCCTCCTCGTCGCAGTGGAGCAGCACCCCCTCGCCCGCAAGGGCGG is part of the Raoultibacter phocaeensis genome and harbors:
- the yqeK gene encoding bis(5'-nucleosyl)-tetraphosphatase (symmetrical) YqeK; protein product: MADETLTDEYFEAAKERLRMRLDKERYEHSLSVSDTAVQLARAYGVDERKARLAGLLHDWDKGYSDKDITERAQELRVAANPVVLESMPRLLHGPTAAIELAREFPGIGEDVLQAIARHTSAEVGMTDLDMIVYTADAIEPLRPFDSMAAVRDSIGAVSLEELFLGTFQHVIAFLVEKKRRMHPDTVKVWNYYVERARSAPAPKLPGSKKNLRHAQGKEARDAHADR
- the nadD gene encoding nicotinate-nucleotide adenylyltransferase, whose protein sequence is MAVVSERFDGLGLADPRKTYRLGIMGGTFDPIHIGHLACAEQVREIYGLDAVIFVPAGNPVFKRDKQVTSPEHRLAMCRLAVASNPAFDASSIEIERGGDTYTVDTLRQLKAHYPANVELHFITGADAVFSIVKWRESSEIAKLAQLIGVTRPGYELSAEKKRYLAERSDFSVSYTEVTALAISSSALRERVRAGKSIRYLVMQSVLDYIAEHGLYAC